Proteins from a genomic interval of Nostoc sp. TCL240-02:
- a CDS encoding spore photoproduct lyase family protein, producing the protein MPERVLFTPAALDEDWGQQILKRVQSLNLPIEELSQNRLKGLRGESEHDTYNIAKRTLAVVTAPPSSFKLSPIPPSADWQFHLAEGCPAHCQYCYLAGSLSGPPVIRAFANLPQILENLANYEQQGKTTSFEVSCYTDPLGIEHLTGSLAECISYFGTRTNAHLRWVSKFDAVDGLLDLPHNGNTRCRMSVNATPISGKFEGGTASVASRLNALRRLASPQEHGGGGYPVGLVIAPIMPIDDWQTHYSHLFDQINEALDFDCNLTFELISHRFTPGSKEVLQTWYPQSKLEMDEAKRSVKRNKFGGTKYVYDKDTMKALRSFFESEISRRFPNAEILYWT; encoded by the coding sequence ATACCTGAACGGGTACTGTTTACACCTGCTGCCCTAGATGAGGATTGGGGGCAGCAGATTCTTAAACGTGTGCAGTCACTCAACTTACCAATAGAAGAACTATCACAGAACCGCCTGAAGGGTCTACGCGGTGAGTCTGAGCATGATACTTATAATATTGCCAAGCGTACCTTAGCGGTGGTTACTGCACCACCCAGTTCTTTTAAGCTGAGTCCCATCCCACCCTCTGCGGATTGGCAGTTTCACCTTGCCGAAGGTTGTCCGGCTCACTGTCAATACTGCTACCTAGCGGGTAGCTTGTCGGGGCCACCTGTGATCCGCGCTTTTGCCAACTTACCGCAGATATTAGAGAACTTAGCTAACTACGAACAACAGGGGAAAACCACAAGTTTTGAAGTTAGCTGTTACACAGACCCATTGGGTATTGAGCATTTGACTGGAAGTCTTGCTGAATGTATCAGTTACTTTGGCACTCGTACCAATGCACATCTACGTTGGGTATCTAAGTTTGATGCTGTGGATGGATTACTCGATTTACCACACAATGGAAATACCCGCTGCCGGATGAGCGTTAATGCTACACCGATTTCTGGTAAGTTTGAAGGTGGCACGGCATCCGTAGCATCCAGACTGAATGCATTGCGACGGTTGGCGTCACCACAAGAGCATGGCGGTGGCGGTTATCCAGTAGGTTTGGTTATTGCGCCAATTATGCCGATAGATGATTGGCAGACGCACTATAGTCATTTGTTTGACCAGATAAACGAGGCACTGGATTTTGACTGTAATCTTACCTTTGAGTTAATCTCGCATCGTTTCACACCTGGGTCAAAAGAAGTGTTACAAACTTGGTATCCGCAATCCAAATTAGAGATGGATGAGGCAAAACGCAGTGTCAAGCGTAATAAGTTTGGTGGGACGAAATACGTTTACGATAAGGACACAATGAAGGCGTTGCGTAGCTTTTTTGAGAGTGAAATTAGTAGGCGCTTTCCAAATGCTGAAATTCTTTATTGGACTTAG